From Ndongobacter massiliensis:
TGAGAATTCGAACGCCTTCCGCCTTGGCCTCTTCAATTTCGCGGTGTCCCGCCGGCATTTCTTCAAAGCTTTCCAGGGAAATCATTGTAACTTCGTCCGCCTTGCGCTTTGCCGCATTAATGGCGCAGTCGATGGCAACATTACCGCCACCGATAATCAGCACTTTGCCCGGCAAATCCGGATGGCCTTTCGCAGTGGAATCCTGTAGAAAATGTACCGCGAAATCGGTATTTTTCGCCTCGTCGTTGGCAACGCCGGGACGTCTTCCGCCCTGACAGCCGATGGCAAGGTAGAATGCTTTGTACCCTTGCTGCTTCAATTCCTCGATTGTGACGTCCTTGCCCACTTCAACACCCATTTTGAGTTCCACGCCCAATGCGCGAATGACATCAATCTCTGCGGCCAGTAAATCTTTTTCCAGCTTATACGTCGGAATGCCGTACTGCATCATGCCGCCGGGAATCTGATTTTTATCAAAGACGGTCGGTGTATATCCCAATAAAGCCAGGAAATACGCACAAGAAAGCCCCGCCGGTCCTGCTCCGATAATGGCAATTTTTTCGTCAAATTTATCATAGGTCGAAGGAACGGTTTTTCCCGGAATATAGCGGTCTTCTTTTTTCAATTCCCGCTCCGCCAAAAACTGTTTGACATCGTCAATGGAAACCGCTTCGTCGATCAAACCGCGCGTACAAACATCCTCACACACTTTATTACAGACACGACCGCAGACCGCGGGAAACGGATTCGTGCGTTTAATGAGCTGTAATGCCTCATCATATTTGCCCTCTTTCGCCATTTGCAGATAACCCTGAATGGCAATATGCGCCGGGCAAGCCACTTTACAGGGTGCCGTACCGCTCTCGTAGGTGTCGGACAATTTCATGGTGTCGCGATAATTCTCGTCCCATGCGTACTTGCCCCAGGCAATCGCATCTGGCAAAATGCGATGCGGATAGCTCTGGCGACTGCCGTCTTTCTTACAAAGTTTCTGTCCCAGCTTCACAGCACCCGACGGGCATACCTCGACACAGCGACCGCATGCGACGCAATTCTCTTTTTTCACCTTTGCCGTATAGGAGGAGCGTGAAAGATTGGGCGTATTAAACAGCATACTTGTACGCAGCGCATAACAGACCTTTACGTCGCAGTTGCAGATGTCAAAAATTTTATTTTCGCCGTCGATATTCGTAGTTTGGTGAACGAAGCCGTTCGCTTCCGCTTTTTTGATAATTTCAATGGCTTCATCCGCTGTTATGTAATGTGCGCGTCCCGTTTCGACCGTATAGTCCGCCATGTCGCCAACCTGAATGCACCAGTTATCCGGATCATCTGCACAGCCCTCTCCGAAGTACTCCCGCGACAACCGGCAGGAACACACGCCCGCGGAAAGATGCCCCTCATATTTTTTCAGCCAATGCGAAATACGCTCCACATCGACCGCTTCATTCTCAAAGTTCACCGCTTCTTCCACCGGAATGACATGCATCCCGATGCCCCCGCCACCCGGCGGCACCATCTGCGTGATTCCGTTTAGCGGAAGGAAGGTCATACGCTCAAAAAACGACGTAACCGCGGGATTTTTCTCAATGCGTTCGCGCGTTGAATTGAACAGTTCCGCTACGCCCGGAACGAAGAACGGAATCCGGTAACGTTTGACCTTCGGCGCATCTTCGATGGGATGATCATACGCGTACTGGTCGCCGTAGTCATATTCCAGAATGCCGATCCACGACATCTCTTCCAATAGTTCATGCAGATGCACCGGTTCCACGTCCGGGAATTTAGCAGCCATTTCCTCGAATGTATACCACTTGCGCAACTTCATGGGTAGCGCAATCTCGACCATCTCATCTGTCAGAACCTCCCGCAAGCCCCAATACTCCGGGTCATCCGTGGTTACTCCTTTGATCTTATGCGCCGCTATATCCGTAATTTTGCGTCCTAGCTTGCAATACGCTTCTTTGCGCTCTTCTTCATTTTGATAAACGGATCTGGGGTATTTGAATTGTTCAGGCATCCTTCTTACTCCATTCTTCAGACTCTGCTTGCAACCAATCGGACAAAGCGTCGATTCCTTCCCCCGTTTTCGCCGAAATATAAAAAACTTTACAGGAAGGATTTCTTTCGCGAAGGTAGGACTCAAAAATCGATCGCCTAAAATCAAAATAGGGTTCAACGTCGATTTTGTTGATGACAACCACGTCCGCTTGTTCGAACATCAAGGGATATTTATGCGGCTTATCGTCCCCCTCCGGAATTGACAACAAAACTAATTTTTTACTCGCCCCGGTATCAAATTCCGCCGGGCATACCAAATTACCGACATTTTCCAAAAATATAATATCGGGACTCTCCGTTGTTAATCCGTCTAAACCGTCTTTTGTCATGCCCGCATCCAAGTGACACATGCCGCCCGTATGAAGCTGCAACGCCTCAATTCCACAGGTTTTTGCAATTTCTTCCGCATCAATCGCCCCATCGATATCGGCTTCCATCACCGCGATGCGGTGCGCCGGCTTCAGCTTTTCGATGAGTCGAATCAATGTGCTTGTTTTTCCGGAACCGGGACTGGACATCACATTGAGCAGGAAGCTCTTTCTTCTGCGCAATTCTTCCCGTAGCATTTCGGCTTGCCGATCGTTATCCGCAAAAACACTTTCTTTCAATTCGATGATACGTACCTCGTCCATCGTCCTCGTTCTCCTTTCTTCCACTTTTGTACTCCGACCCATGGTCCGGCGGAAAACGCCCTTCTCCGGTCTCCATGTTTCTGATGCCGGGGTTGTCGCTCACGCCGTAAAGAAGCGGCGAACCAAATCTCTCGAATATTCCACGGTTTCTTCCATATCCCCGTAGGCCATAACTTCGCCGGCATAATAGGTGTTGTCTTTTCCTTGCATGGCTTCGACTTTATCGTACCATCCGGCGGCATAGTCCTCGGAATTGACATGGGGGAAATAATACCAGTCGTCGATGCGTTCGATTTTTTCAACGGGCAGCCCGGATTTTGCCATGTCGTCCAAAGTCGTTTGCTTTGCCACTTCAAAGGGAACATCCTCGTGGTCCTTGTGGTTACGCAGGGTAAAGGTGACAAGGGGCTGCGGTCCGCAATCCGGCCAACGATGATAAAAGACCATCAGATGACCGCGCGTTTCCACCGTCATGTTTTGAAAATAGTAATAGGAGATATCCGGGGTATTATCCTCTGCCGTACGCACCGCCATTGTGAAGTATTTTTTATGTACGATTTTCGAAAAGAGGTCTTTTTCGTCCTCTCGCGCGTCCCCGTAATTCATAAACAGTTCCAACGGCGTACAGATAATCAACTTATCAAACTCTTCCGTCCGCTCGCCCCCTTGGTCGGTGACGGTGACATACACTTTGTTTTCTTTACGTTCAATACGATTGACCTCGGTATTAAGCACGACCGGGTGTTTCAAATGATCGTTTACACCCTGCCAAATCGACTGGGTGCCGTCCTTCCATGTCCAAAGCAGTCCGGCGCGCAAAAATTGCCGCACGGTAAAGGCATCCAAGTATTTCAATACATAGGCCGCAGGAATTTCATCAAAATAGCCGTATCCGAAGGAGGTAAAGGGGCCTTTCCATACCAACATCGCATCTTCGCACTTGTTGAGTCGCAGAAAATCAATAAAAGGCATGCTCAAATCTTTCAGATTCGGATTTTCCCCTTCGATATGTGCCAACTTCATCTCCGGTGAGGGACAGGGTCCTTCATACCGACCTTCTGCCACGCCGCGGTGTCCATTGACATCGTAGCCCTTATACTTCGTATTCAACAACTTCGTCATTTTGCGCAATGCCCACAATTTCTTCAGCAGCGCAATTTTACTCGTCTTGAGTTTCGTGCCGTCCGTATTCATAAAAACACGTCCCATCGGCGGACCGTCTTTATGTGTCGTATGCCCGAACTCCTCGCACTCTTGCACGGCAAAATAGGTATCGCAGCCCATCACTGCACCCATTTCAATCGTACGGTCTTCCCATTCTCCGTCTTTATTCTTCACTTTCATCAACGGCGAACGGCATTTTCCGCCAACCTTGTCGTTTTTCTCGTAGATGGTGTAGTTATAATAACCGTTCTTTTCCAGATACATGGCTGCAGAAGTGCCCGCCGGCCCGCCGCCGACAATACAGATCCGTTCCTCTTTTTGCATACCTTTTCCTCCTTGGGCGCATTTATTTTCTGCGCAACGATTTGCTCGTTGAAAACATTTTATACTTCTTGGGGAAAAAATGCACTTTTATTAAGCGGTGCAAAGAAAATTTATTTTGAAAAAGCAGCCCCAAAGAGGCTGCCTCAAAAACGAACTTACTTTTCAATAGTTTCTCAACAGATTCCGTGCTAATCAAATCATGCGCGTTGAAACAACATCATAATGAGCAAAATCAAGGCAAGTACAATACGGTAATATCCAAAGACCTTGAAGTCGTGTTTCTGCACATAGGCCATGAATTTCCGAATAACGACGTAAGCGACGAGGAAGGAAAGAACGGTGCCGATCAAGATCAGGGTCCATTGTCCGAGCGTCAATCCACCAAAATTTTTCATGACTTTCAGAAGCGTGGCGCCGCCCATGACCGGAATCGCCAAAAAAAAGCTGAATTCTGCCGCTGCCGCACGAGATGTGCCTAAAAGCATGGCCCCGATAATGGTCGCGGCGGAGCGCGACGTGCCGGGGATGAGGGCAAGGCACTGAAAACAACCGATCAAAAATGCCGTTTTGTAATCAATCGCATCCGCCGTTTCCCACAAAACATGTTGGCGACGCGCATTCCAGTTCTCCACGGCAATCATCAATACCCCGTAAAGGAGGAGCGTTACAACGACGACGGAGGTTGTCATCAGATGCGCATCGATAAAATCATCCAAGAGAAAGCCGAGCACAAAAGCGGGAAGGATGCCGACGAGCACCTTTGCCCACAAGCGCAGTGTAGCGGGATCGGCGTGTTTGAAACAGTAGTACGCGCGCGTCTGCCGATTCCACTTTTCATAATTTGCCGGACGCCGCTGCGGGGGGATCTTGCGAATCGAAAAGGGGTTCAGTCGGTGGAAAAACACAACGACCACAGACAAAATTGCCCCTAATTGAATGACAATATTAAATACATTGGCGAAATGCGCCGGCTCCAATTTCAAAAATGCATTGGCAATAATGAGATGCCCCGTGGAACTGACGGGCAAAAACTCCGTAATCCCTTCGATAATAGAAAGAATTATGACTTTGAAAAGGTCCATGTGTCTTCTCCATAATTTTCTAAAAAACTGTGTTTTTCACCCCCGTACAGGCAACCGAGGATGGCGTCGAGCGCTACATTTTCCCCACTGCGAAAAATCGAATGTTCGACATTTGGGTTCGTTTCCCGCAACTGAGCAATGAGCGCCTTGATTTCTTTTCGCTGCGAGCCTTCTTCTCGCTTCGTCACCGTACAGGCACAATCCAACGCGCAAAGACCGCTGTAATCGCGCCACCGGATAATCGTCTGTTCCCGCACGAAAAACAGTGGACGGATGAGCTCCATCCCCTTGAAATTGCGCGCCGCAATTTTCGGCATCATATTCTTGTAATTGCCCGACCACAGCACATTGAGCAGCGTCGTTTCAATCACATCGTTGAAATGATGCCCCAGTGCCACTTTATTGCAACCCATCTCCTGCGCCCGTGCATAAAGAAAGCCCCGACGCATGCGGGCGCACAGATAGCAAGGCGTGCCCTTGGACAATTGCTCGGCGACGGCAAAGACATCAGAGTCAAAAATCTGCACAGGAATGCCCAGCCACGCGCAATTAAATTCCAACAGGCGGCGATTATCCGAAGCATAACCCGGATCCATCGTAAAAAAAGAGACGGTAAACGGCACCTCGGAAAAGCGCACCAGTGATTGAAAAATTTTTGCCAAAAATAAACTGTCTTTGCCGCCAGAAATTGCCACTGCCACGTGGTCGCCGCGTTGCAGCAGATCGTAGCGTTTCAACGCCTTGGTGACCTGCGCGATGCCCCCGAAGCGGAAGCGCTTCTGCAAGGCATGTTCGATTTCTCGCAGCGGACGCAACTTTTTTCCCCAACGTTCGTATTCCTTCGGGTAGCACGCCCGCACCGCCTCTTCATGCGGTCCGTATGCAAGCGGAAGCTCGGGGACCTCTTGTGCCGCAACCCCCGAGCATTCCGGTTGATTCCTGTCCTGCTCCATTTTTCTCCTTCGAATTACAGTTGAAATAAATTCAAACCGGTGTCCTCTTCATCCTTAAAGCGATCCATTACCGCCGGCGTTCCGTCGTCGTTGTGAAGCACATGAATGAACAGTTCACTCGTCCCGCACACCCAGGCTTCATTCAAATGTCCGCCGATGCAGGTGCCGTCTTCCCGCCCGAACGTTGCATGCGCATGCAAGTAGGGCTTCCCGTGCATGGTCGAGAAATTCGCCACAAAAGCGGTCAACTCCATCGCCTCGCTGTAATCGCTCGGATAATATTTTTGCTCGGCAATATTATACACGGAAATTTTCACGCGATCACAAGCGCCCAATCCGATAATGGACGCCAACCCAATCTCTTCTTTTTTGGCAAAGTCGAGAAGATTGGCAATGAGTTCCTCCCCGCGGTCAATGCGCACCACATAATCCGATCCATATTTGCGATATTTCATGATTTCCCCTTTCTATTTGTGATACGGTTCGTGGTTCAAAATTCGAAACGCCCGATACAACTGCTCCAAAAGAATCAACCGCATCAATTGATGCGGAAACGTCAACTCTGAAAAAGACAATTGCACATTCGCTTTCTGTTTCAAAGACGGCGCCAAACCGTACGAACTGCCGATGAGCAAACTCACCGTTCCGCCACCTGCGACAAACCACTGCTGTAACGCACTCGCAAGTTCCGGGCTCGAATACGTCTTTCCTTCGATGCAAAGGGCGATTACCGTCCCGCTCTTTGGCAGCGCCGCTTCGATGCGCTGCGCTTCTTTTTCCAATGCCTGCGCCACCTGGGCCGACGTCGGTTCCGTTGAAAGACGCTCTTCCGTAATTTCACGAATATGCACCTGCGCATAGGCGCCCAGACGCTTCGTGTATTCCGCCACGCCGTCTTTCCAGTAGCGTTCCTTCAACGTTCCAACGACAATTACCTCCAAGCGCATGGGACCGCCTTTGGGAAAGTCATCAAGCCGCAATCCGCAGAGTCTGCCGTCGATGCAAACTTTTGTTGCGAGTGCTCTGTGCTAAACACCACAGACGGCTCAAAGCGCGGACATACCGCAATGCGCTGCGCACGTTCATCCAGCCCTTCGGCGCGCAGAATGGCACACACCGTTTGCCGACAAAGCTCCGGCGTATTGTTTTCTTCGCTCAAATGGGCTAACAAGACGCCTTCGCCGCGCCCGCCCAATAAGTCGCACAGCGCCAAGGCTGCACTGCGATTGGACAAATGTCCGTGAGCAGAACGGATGCGCTCTTTGAGTTGCGGCGGATACGGACCATGTTCCAACATTTCCGTATCGTGATTGGCTTCGACGTAGTAGAGATCCGAATCGCGGACCACCTCCAACATATGCGCGTCAATCCACCCCGTGTCCGTCAGAATCGCCGCTTTACATCCCTCACTTTCAAAGGTGTAGCCCACCGGATCTGCCGCATCATGATGCGTAGAAAACGGATGTACCAGAAAATCCCGAAATTGGAAAACCCGGTCATTTTGAAATACTTTGGTATGGGACGACGAAATTTTTCCGATGCGCGAACGCATTGCCTGCCAAGTCGCCGCGTTTGCGAAAACCGGAATGCGATACCGCCGGCTCAATACCCCGACGCCCTTAATGTGATCCCCGTGTTCATGGGTCACGAAGATGGCCTGTAGGGAAAACGGGTTGATGTCCAGCGATTTTATCAGCCGCTCCAACAAGCGTCCGCTGCACCCGGCGTCAATGAGGATGCGGGATGCGCCGGACTCCAAATAGGTACAGTTTCCGGCGGAACCGGAAGTGATGGAACAAATTCGCATGTGCGCCTCCTGTCGGAATCTATTGTACCATATTCGATGGGACAGCTACGGAGCCCGGGCGTTTATTTATGGAATAAATAGTACGATTCATCAATACTGTTTAACACATAATTCACATCATCGTACCGGGAAAGATTGGATTCAGAACCTAGCGAAATAATCAAAAACTCCTTCCCGTTTTTTTCATACAGGACCACAAGGTTATAATCGTCGCCCAAAGAACCGGTTTTCACGCCCTTCACACCGGATCGGTAATATTCTTTATTCGACGTCTCCAGGTACACATTTGTATTCTTCCAAGTTTGTGTCGTCCCGTCCGGCAGGGTTGCAGTATATTCCGCCTGTGCCACGATCTTCCGAAACCATTCGTATTGCAACAGATCTGCGACGACTTTTTGCAGATCCCGCGTTGTCGTGGTGCTCTCGTAATCGTATCCGGACGGATCGTGAATTTCCGTCGCTTGATAGCCTTGCTCGCTCAGATACAGGGCAAGCGCTTTTTGAAAACTTTCCTGTTTTTCTTCGGCAGTCACCGCTTCCGGATCGAGTCTTCCTCCCACGTAATCGGCTAACACATAGGCGGCATCGTTTCCCGACGGAACCAGCATGGCGGCGTATAAATTTTCGACGCTATATTCCTGCTCTTGAATATCCGCAACGGAAGAGCCTTCCTTCACCAGCGCAAGCGCACCTTCCGATGGCAGAACGCATTCGTTCAAATCGACCACGCTATTGGCAAAGGCAATCACAAAAAGTTTGGCAAGACTTGCCGGCATAAGCACATCATCCGGATTTTTTTCGACAAAAACTTCTCCATCGGACAAGTCGACAGCAAGCAACGATTTGGCATTGTAACCTTTTTGCGACGTATCCGAACGGTTCAACAGCGCCTTTGCCCGGTCAAACAGGGTTTCCGCACGATTCCCCCGACTGAGCCAGAATGCAAAAACCAGCAAGCCCGCTACTACCAGCATCATGATGTAAGGAAATCGTCTTTGTTTTCTTTTCATGCCACTCTCCTTCTTCAATATTGACAGCATTGACGGCATTTTGCCAAAGTGTCGCCTTTTTTGATTATACTTCTCGCCAAAGTGTCGTTTTTTAAGATTGTTTTAAGGTTCTATGGAGATTTTATGAATTTCGCCCTCTATTCATTCACATCTTGCTCACGCAACTTGCTTTTTCGTGCAAAATCGTCCTGTTTGAGCTTGCCTTTTCGTGCAAAATCGTCCTGTTTGAACTTGCTCTTTCGTGCATAGACCGTTCGTTGAATTCTCCCCGCAAATTCGGTAGAATGAAATTGTGAAAGGAGGTGCCTGTGGATATTGTCTTGGTTTCTGCCCTCGGATGGGCGATTGCGCAATTGATAAAGACAATTCTGCGATCCATTTACAATCGCAAAGTTGCATGGCATGCTTTTTTTGAATCCGGCGGTTTTCCCAGTGCACACTCCGCCTTTGTCACGTGCCTGACCCTGCAAATCGGCAAAATTGAAGGCTTTCGTTCCAGCATTTTTGCGCTTGCGTTCGGTTTTTGGGTCGTGGTCGTTTACGACAGTTTCAACGTGCGTTACGCGGTAGGCATCCATTCCAGAGAGTTAAACCACATCAATTATGAACTCGCGGAAGAACGCGGCAGTGAATTCCGCCCGATCAAGGAAGTACTGGGTCATACCCCCTTTCAGGTGGTATGCGGCGTACTTTTGGGCGCGTTGATTGCCGGACTGCGCCTATGGTTCTTTCCTCTGCAGGAATTGCCGTTTCATTTTCCGTTTCGTTTGCCGTTTCGCGCCCTGCAGGCAACACTTTCCGGCACTTTTTTCATATAGCTGGTGCTTTTCTTGAAAACAAGCTATAATGAACCCCATCAGGGGAGTAGCTTACAAGCGACACATCGTCAAGACGGCATGGCCCGGTGTGCGCCCCATTAAGGGAGCAAGACCTGAGGAATATCCTCGGGTCTCTTTTTATGTTCGCTCTGCGAACGGTCGACCCGAACGCAATTGTAAGGAGGCAATATGGAGTGGTACAACAAAACAGGCGAGGAACTGGAAAAAGAGCTTGCCACCAGCTTGTCACGCGGTTTAGAAAATGGCGAAGCTGCTGAACGCCTGCACAAGTACGGCGAAAATAAGCTGGAAGAAGCACAGAAAAAGCCCTTCCTGCAAAAACTTGCCGAGCAATTCAAAGATCCGCTGGTGTTGATTCTCATTGCCGCGGCTGCACTGTCCGCCATCGCCGGTGAGACGGTTGAAGTCATCATAATTCTTTCCATCGTGGTGCTCAATGCCATTATGTCCATCGTGCAGGAGGGGCGTGCGGAGGATTCCGTAGCAGCGCTGCAAAGCATGAGCGCCCCCAATGCCAAGGTCATTCGCGGCGGTGAACACCGCAGTGTGAAGTCGACGGAATTGGTACCCGGCGACCTCGTGCTTTTGGAAACGGGCGATATCGTGCCCGCCGATCTGCGGTTGACAGAGTCCTCCAATCTAAAAATCGATGAATCGTCTTTCACCGGAGAATCCGTAGCGGTGGAAAAAGATGCCAGCGAAGTCTATGACGAAGAGCGCGGCATCGGCGATCGGGCAAATTATGCGTATTCTTCGACCATTGTCACCTACGGGCATGGGCGCGGACTTGTTACGGACACCGGTACGCACACCGAAATCGGAAAAATTGCCGCAACGATTCAGAACTATAAAGAAGAAGAGACGCCGCTGCAAAAGAAATTGGGCGTCCTGTCCAAACAATTGGGCTTGCTGGTCATCGGCGTTGCCGTGTTCGTGCTCTTGCTCGGACTCATCGCCGGTGATCCCATTTTAGACATCTTTATGACCGCCATTTCCCTCGCCGTGGCGGCGATACCCGAGGGCATGACCGCCGTCGTCACCATTGTCCTATCCATGGGCATGAACCGCATGGCTCGACGCAACGCCATCGTCAAGCGCTTGCTCTCGGTCGAAACGCTCGGGACAACGACCGTCATCTGCTCGGATAAGACCGGCACGTTGACGCAAAATGAAATGACCGTTACAAAAATTTATGTAAATGATCAAGAACTCGATGTTTCCGGCTCGGGCTATGCGCCGCAGGGTGCCGTTTCACAAAACGGCGTTGTGGTGGAAGCCTCCACTTTTTCGGAGTTACAACAGTTGACGCGCATCGCCGGTTTGGCGAACGATGCGAAAATTGCGCAGGAAAACGGGCAATATGTCTGCATCGGAGATCCGACCGAGGGCGCTCTGTTGACGCTGGGCATGAAAGCGGATTGCTCGCCCGAAGCGTTGCAACAATCCTTCCCGCGTTTGGATGAAATTCCCTTTGACTCCGACCGCAAGATGATGTCCACGTTCCATGAGAAAGACGATCGCGTCGTTTCTTTCACCAAGGGTGCGCCGGATTTGGTGATTGCCGCATGCGAC
This genomic window contains:
- the hypB gene encoding hydrogenase nickel incorporation protein HypB, with amino-acid sequence MDEVRIIELKESVFADNDRQAEMLREELRRRKSFLLNVMSSPGSGKTSTLIRLIEKLKPAHRIAVMEADIDGAIDAEEIAKTCGIEALQLHTGGMCHLDAGMTKDGLDGLTTESPDIIFLENVGNLVCPAEFDTGASKKLVLLSIPEGDDKPHKYPLMFEQADVVVINKIDVEPYFDFRRSIFESYLRERNPSCKVFYISAKTGEGIDALSDWLQAESEEWSKKDA
- a CDS encoding FAD-dependent oxidoreductase — translated: MPEQFKYPRSVYQNEEERKEAYCKLGRKITDIAAHKIKGVTTDDPEYWGLREVLTDEMVEIALPMKLRKWYTFEEMAAKFPDVEPVHLHELLEEMSWIGILEYDYGDQYAYDHPIEDAPKVKRYRIPFFVPGVAELFNSTRERIEKNPAVTSFFERMTFLPLNGITQMVPPGGGGIGMHVIPVEEAVNFENEAVDVERISHWLKKYEGHLSAGVCSCRLSREYFGEGCADDPDNWCIQVGDMADYTVETGRAHYITADEAIEIIKKAEANGFVHQTTNIDGENKIFDICNCDVKVCYALRTSMLFNTPNLSRSSYTAKVKKENCVACGRCVEVCPSGAVKLGQKLCKKDGSRQSYPHRILPDAIAWGKYAWDENYRDTMKLSDTYESGTAPCKVACPAHIAIQGYLQMAKEGKYDEALQLIKRTNPFPAVCGRVCNKVCEDVCTRGLIDEAVSIDDVKQFLAERELKKEDRYIPGKTVPSTYDKFDEKIAIIGAGPAGLSCAYFLALLGYTPTVFDKNQIPGGMMQYGIPTYKLEKDLLAAEIDVIRALGVELKMGVEVGKDVTIEELKQQGYKAFYLAIGCQGGRRPGVANDEAKNTDFAVHFLQDSTAKGHPDLPGKVLIIGGGNVAIDCAINAAKRKADEVTMISLESFEEMPAGHREIEEAKAEGVRILNGWGPQEVLVDEANQVRGIRLKKCTQTIDPETKRFAPLYDENVTEELEADYIVFAIGQCIEWGNLLDDTKVTFHHGNYPVADPLTYQTEDPDIYIGGDLLTGPSFVINAIAEGHFAAESLHRHAQTQAHPTIGIERHHFDAMDKEDILFPSYDTAGRQEGALNRKVAGPFEDERLFLTEEQVQTEAKRCLSCGAAYVDPNICIGCGLCTTRCDFDAIHIHRDRPEMSKMIPGESKIPAIMGYQLKRAVKILLNSGSREARLMREKKRAFKEKSKEFSKTHPLTGNSVDA
- a CDS encoding divergent PAP2 family protein, with protein sequence MDIVLVSALGWAIAQLIKTILRSIYNRKVAWHAFFESGGFPSAHSAFVTCLTLQIGKIEGFRSSIFALAFGFWVVVVYDSFNVRYAVGIHSRELNHINYELAEERGSEFRPIKEVLGHTPFQVVCGVLLGALIAGLRLWFFPLQELPFHFPFRLPFRALQATLSGTFFI
- the rlmH gene encoding 23S rRNA (pseudouridine(1915)-N(3))-methyltransferase RlmH, with the protein product MRLEVIVVGTLKERYWKDGVAEYTKRLGAYAQVHIREITEERLSTEPTSAQVAQALEKEAQRIEAALPKSGTVIALCIEGKTYSSPELASALQQWFVAGGGTVSLLIGSSYGLAPSLKQKANVQLSFSELTFPHQLMRLILLEQLYRAFRILNHEPYHK
- a CDS encoding MBL fold metallo-hydrolase — protein: MRICSITSGSAGNCTYLESGASRILIDAGCSGRLLERLIKSLDINPFSLQAIFVTHEHGDHIKGVGVLSRRYRIPVFANAATWQAMRSRIGKISSSHTKVFQNDRVFQFRDFLVHPFSTHHDAADPVGYTFESEGCKAAILTDTGWIDAHMLEVVRDSDLYYVEANHDTEMLEHGPYPPQLKERIRSAHGHLSNRSAALALCDLLGGRGEGVLLAHLSEENNTPELCRQTVCAILRAEGLDERAQRIAVCPRFEPSVVFSTEHSQQKFASTADSADCGLMTFPKAVPCAWR
- a CDS encoding FAD-dependent oxidoreductase — translated: MQKEERICIVGGGPAGTSAAMYLEKNGYYNYTIYEKNDKVGGKCRSPLMKVKNKDGEWEDRTIEMGAVMGCDTYFAVQECEEFGHTTHKDGPPMGRVFMNTDGTKLKTSKIALLKKLWALRKMTKLLNTKYKGYDVNGHRGVAEGRYEGPCPSPEMKLAHIEGENPNLKDLSMPFIDFLRLNKCEDAMLVWKGPFTSFGYGYFDEIPAAYVLKYLDAFTVRQFLRAGLLWTWKDGTQSIWQGVNDHLKHPVVLNTEVNRIERKENKVYVTVTDQGGERTEEFDKLIICTPLELFMNYGDAREDEKDLFSKIVHKKYFTMAVRTAEDNTPDISYYYFQNMTVETRGHLMVFYHRWPDCGPQPLVTFTLRNHKDHEDVPFEVAKQTTLDDMAKSGLPVEKIERIDDWYYFPHVNSEDYAAGWYDKVEAMQGKDNTYYAGEVMAYGDMEETVEYSRDLVRRFFTA
- a CDS encoding PPC domain-containing DNA-binding protein — protein: MKYRKYGSDYVVRIDRGEELIANLLDFAKKEEIGLASIIGLGACDRVKISVYNIAEQKYYPSDYSEAMELTAFVANFSTMHGKPYLHAHATFGREDGTCIGGHLNEAWVCGTSELFIHVLHNDDGTPAVMDRFKDEEDTGLNLFQL
- a CDS encoding ATP-binding protein → MEQDRNQPECSGVAAQEVPELPLAYGPHEEAVRACYPKEYERWGKKLRPLREIEHALQKRFRFGGIAQVTKALKRYDLLQRGDHVAVAISGGKDSLFLAKIFQSLVRFSEVPFTVSFFTMDPGYASDNRRLLEFNCAWLGIPVQIFDSDVFAVAEQLSKGTPCYLCARMRRGFLYARAQEMGCNKVALGHHFNDVIETTLLNVLWSGNYKNMMPKIAARNFKGMELIRPLFFVREQTIIRWRDYSGLCALDCACTVTKREEGSQRKEIKALIAQLRETNPNVEHSIFRSGENVALDAILGCLYGGEKHSFLENYGEDTWTFSKS
- a CDS encoding undecaprenyl-diphosphate phosphatase produces the protein MDLFKVIILSIIEGITEFLPVSSTGHLIIANAFLKLEPAHFANVFNIVIQLGAILSVVVVFFHRLNPFSIRKIPPQRRPANYEKWNRQTRAYYCFKHADPATLRLWAKVLVGILPAFVLGFLLDDFIDAHLMTTSVVVVTLLLYGVLMIAVENWNARRQHVLWETADAIDYKTAFLIGCFQCLALIPGTSRSAATIIGAMLLGTSRAAAAEFSFFLAIPVMGGATLLKVMKNFGGLTLGQWTLILIGTVLSFLVAYVVIRKFMAYVQKHDFKVFGYYRIVLALILLIMMLFQRA
- a CDS encoding D-alanyl-D-alanine carboxypeptidase family protein, which produces MKRKQRRFPYIMMLVVAGLLVFAFWLSRGNRAETLFDRAKALLNRSDTSQKGYNAKSLLAVDLSDGEVFVEKNPDDVLMPASLAKLFVIAFANSVVDLNECVLPSEGALALVKEGSSVADIQEQEYSVENLYAAMLVPSGNDAAYVLADYVGGRLDPEAVTAEEKQESFQKALALYLSEQGYQATEIHDPSGYDYESTTTTRDLQKVVADLLQYEWFRKIVAQAEYTATLPDGTTQTWKNTNVYLETSNKEYYRSGVKGVKTGSLGDDYNLVVLYEKNGKEFLIISLGSESNLSRYDDVNYVLNSIDESYYLFHK